The sequence below is a genomic window from Humulus lupulus chromosome 3, drHumLupu1.1, whole genome shotgun sequence.
agaaaatgcatcctataaaccatgcttctaaatggttttctactgcaaatatgccctaacctaaaaggctttctcccttcattcccacaaaaaaccagcaaaacccttgcatgcggctacagtaaatatttacctaagctacagtgaaaaataatttcaaaacatgcacagtcaagAGACTTACAAAATGTTTGAGTGGGAAGAGGATGAAGGAATCGCctaggttggggcttcgtcgaAGTGGGTGATTCCAAAGCTCCGCAGGAGTCTTTGCGCCTGAGTTTTTGGAACgccgaagatggtaaccaaaaatagaaaaaatgggggattttttagagcaagaagaagaggaaaaattctgagaaatttcaaatgaaagggtggcccatgcgtagggtggccaccccttttatatacatgaagggTCATgtgaagagggccgttggattgccctgatatGGGATCCAAGGTCCTCCACTCGAAaaacgaaacgacggctgagtataggctaggccattaaatgcggttctcggaagacgtaccgtcaccaaccacgatgttccacgtattcgtcacctgcgtagaatgtggaatatgaagacttcaggggaagcctaaaagcccctactgtggtcctacacgacgtcgtgtaccacgagcaggggcttggggggcagatgtacgccctgattttcccatgggctgattagcgagctgaggtacagcctaatcatgattaccatgAGGacgtccccaagaccggagctgccatcgtacgATCCTACCTCCTtggctcgaggtaacctaagggttcgctaAGATTACTTGAGGACTGAGTATGGACTCTGAATgccgcaggtcgagggaagcatccagctcgtggtacgagctggagttggaggctgtgaccttttataaagtcaaccacgcaagataaacgtgcatatatcagacatcacgtgtctgatatgtctctgacttctcggacacgcagcaggaacgtgcgcatttagacacccacgactgggttgggccgtgcgacccattatccccttacctattgctttgaccacacttatgtgtcaggtttaggaataaATCATGAATGTctcagagttgacatgataggtaagaaggtcacgggatgaccttcttaccaacttccaggtgccttctcctataaatatggagaccttgggagttaataggggttggattctatattataagaaatatcctgtaaaagaatacccagtatatagcaataatattgactagtggagtagaaggattttaacctttgaaccacttaaaaaaacgtATTTGGTGTCACCAtctcatttccaagatcattcatctatttcggttcaacacaagcactaatccctttctcttcttttcttaattatctgttggcgaagaaccgcgtcaacaaatctTAAGCAAGATGTGCAAATAGTGAGCATGTACTGTACAAGGCTGAAAACAATTTGGGAAGAACTTTCAAGTTATAAACCAAGTTGTACATGTAACAATTGTACGTGTGGTGGAGTTAAGAAATTACAGGAGCAATACCACATGGAGTACATCATGTCATTCCTCATGGGTCTCAAAGATTCATACTCCCAAATACGTAGAAACATCTTCTCATGGATCCACTTCCAGATCTTAGCAGAGCCTTTCATTTGGTTACCCAAGAAGAGAACCAGCGTGGAGATACCACATTTGAACCTACACCTTCCATGGCCTTTGCTCTTCAAAATAATAAGTCCTCATCTCAAAGATCTACCTCAGCTGCATCCAAACATTACCCTCCAAGAAAGAACCGACCTTTTTGCACTCATTGTAATGTTCTTGGACATTCAATTAAGAAATGTTACAAGCTACATGGTTACCCTCCTGGATATAACAAGCCAAAGGCACCTAAAGATGTTGTTGCAAATCAAGTTCAAACTAGTTAGGACATCAACCAACACAGCAATGATACTCCTACTCTTCTTCCTCAACTAACATCAACTCAGTATCAGCAGTTACTCAATCTTTTGGCTGCTCAAAATTCTGGTATGACTCCTTCAGAACACACCTCTTCAACATGTAGTGAAGGTATAATTTTATCCACTAATTCATCTCTTCCTTTTGTTGATTCATGGATTTTGGACTTTGGAGCAACACGACACATTTGCTCAAACAcaaaagcttttcaatttatttGTCTTATAAATCCAACTAAACTTATCTTACCAAATAATGAGATTTTATTAGTTCATCATAGTGGATTTGTTGCCCTTTCTACTAACCTTGTTCTTACTGATGTCCTTTATGTCCCTGTTTTCAGTACAATATTATATCAGTAAGTTCTTTAACAACACTTGGTTCCATTTCCCTTTGTTTCACTTCTGATTATTTCTATATACAGGATATGCTCAGCCAAAGGATGATTGGCACGGGTAAAACCAAAAATGGTCTCTACATATTGGATAAGCAATCATCTGAACATACTGTCCTTTCCATTTCAGCAGATACTTGGCATTCAAGATTAGGAAATTTATCTCATAAAAGATTAGATATGTTAAGTTTTACTTTACATTGTAACACTTCTTCTCTACACAAACATTCACCTTGTTATATCTGTCCAAAGGCAAAACAAAAGAAATTATCTTTTCCAAATAATAATCATTTTTCTGCTCATGTGTTTGATCTAGTTCATTGTGACATCTGGGGTCCCTATCATATACCATCCTACTACAATCATAAATATTTTATGACTTTAATGGATGATTGTTCTCGATTTACTTGGATCTATTTgcttaaacaaaaatctgatgcACTCATCATCATACCACAATTTTTATCTCTTATTCTAACTCAATTTAACAGTACTCTTAAGAGTTTTAGATCAGACAATGCCCCTGAATATGCATTCACTGACCTATTCTATCAAAAGGGAATCCTGCATCAATTTACTTATGTAGAGACCCTTGAACAAAATGCCATTGCAGAAAGAAAACATCAACATTTATTAAATGTTGCACGTGCATTTTATTTTCAAGCTGATTTGCCCATTAAGTTTTGGACTGACTGTGTATTGACTGTTGCCTACTTAATCAACAGAATTCCTACACCTTTTTTGAAGCATAAAACTCCTTTTGAAATTATGTACAATAAATCCCCTTAGTATAGCCATTTGAGAACTTTTGGCTGCTTAGTGTTTGCCTCTACTCTTACTACTCATAGAACAAAATTCGATTCTAGAGCACGTACTTACATTTTTATAGGATATCCGCAAGGTGTAAAAGGATATAGACTTTATGATTTAAATactaaagatttttttttatatctagaaatgttatttttcatgaaaatatttttccatttAAGAAACTCAATGCATCTAATCTTCCCACTGATCCTTTTACTAATATTGTTTTACCCTCTACTGAAATTACTAACACTCCAATTACAGATTATGATATTTACAACAATCATGCTCCTTCTAACAATCATTTGCAGCATTTAGATGATCAACGCGATCTGCCTCTTGAAGAAAATAACAGCTCAGTTGATACTTTTGTTATTCCTTCGGACTCTACTTCTTTGGATACGCCTACTCCCACATCAAATGCCTCTCACACTCCTCTAAGGCGCTCCAATCGTGTCTCCAAGCCACCACGTTATCTTAGAGATTTTGAATGCCATTCCATACAGAAACTTACCTCCTCTGCTCCTTATCATATTCAAACTTTTATGTCTTTCTCTAACTTGTCTCATTCTCACAAGGCTTTTATTTGTGCAGTTTCCACTCATCCTGAACCACAATCTTATAAGCAAGTTGTCTTACAAGATTCCTGGGTTCGCGCTATGACAACTGAACTGCAATCTCTTCAAGCCAATAATACTTGGTCTATTGTGCCACTTTCACCTAACAAGAAACCAATTGGGTGTCGTTGGGTTTACAAAATCAAACTCAACAGTGATGGCTCTATTAAACATTATAAGGCCTGTTTGGTAACTCAAGGTTTATCCCAACAAGAAGGCTTAGACTTCTTTGACACTTTCTCACCAGTGGCAAAGATGGTCACACTCAAGCTTCTCTTTGCAATTTCAACTATTAAAAAGTGGCATACCTTACAACTAGATATAAATAACATTTTTCTAAATGGTGGCTTAAATGAGGATGTATATATGTCTCTTCCACAAGGTCTTAATGTTTCTCAATCTTCTTGTGCAGGTTCTCCTCTTGTTTGTAAGCTGCACAAATCCATTTATGGGCTTCAGCAATCCTCTAGGCAATGGTACAAGAAGTTATTTGATGCTCTCATTGCAGATGGGTTCCAACAATCACAAGCAAATTATACACTTTTCACTAGAGGCAAAGATAATACTTGCATCGCTCTCTTAGTCTATGTAACAAcctaaaattactaataaggcttaagggccttgattagtgtgtcgagagggcataattggtttatgtgtgatttaagtgatttaatgtatgattatgtgatcaTCGTgctttatatgattatatggatatatgaaatgcatgattatgagtattagtatgcatgtagataATGTTTAGCTTAtaggagcatatttgtaattttggcccgttgacggcataaatgtgattatctgcgataaatttttgagaccacattattatgtgaatatatttgcaacatatggctcgagacggtcctagtaagtggtttggcgaaatagtcacggtggggatttatacccggctcgggggagcctggggatattttcaggaatttaggagatatattggagattattagacattaggtaaataattggtgattatttggatgactggatttaagtggtaaatattagggacacttgaggaactagtgggaattgggaataaatgaccattctacccctagaATAAGTTAAAGGGTTATTTAATTTgggagggtataatggtcatttcctaAAGTTAAAGATTTATTAAGCTTTTATGTTAGATTAAGGCAAAAGAATTGAGAAGAGTttaggaaagaaagaaggaaaaagaggttcaactctcttctctctctctcacacacgcatccctctctctctctcttgcttcATTTGGATATTGAAGCTTAGCTTCAAGGTGGGAACACATTCTAAGCTTAGGCTGGGGGAAACTTTGAGGAAAATTGAAGGAGAATTCAGGTGGGTGATTGAGCTGTGATTTGAGGTAAAATTCTGAGCTTTCATCTCTGAATTTTACTAGGTTTATGTTAAGGAACTTTGAATATTTGAATGTATGAATTGGAGTGAGTTTTGGGTATTAAATTGGCTGAGTGTTGAGTGGTGAATTCTTCTGAGTTGGGGTATTGTTTTTGGTGCAATTGTTTAGGAGATTTATGTTTAAAGTAAATGGATTAAGATGTTGAGTTAGTAGTTGGTTTGGTGTTGAATTTGGGGAAGTTTTGAGGGAAAATTCTGGGTAGAATTTAGGTGTTCATGGctggaagaagaaggaggaaaacccaggttttccctGGGTTCAcagggcgcgccgcgacttgcttggccaagtcgcgacccgcctcccctttggtgtGAGAGCTTGCtccttgacttggggcaagtcgcgactagCTGAGCCAAATCGCGACCCGCCTGGGAGTTTTGAGCTTAAAGGAGTTATTAGTGTTGTTAGGGCTCGAGGGTtcgaacctaagggctcgggacaatttctactgcccggtttagtagaaattgaggtctcggaggttagTGTTGTTCCCTAAGTATTTTATTTCttattggaagttgatagatatcgataactcttgtgactaggtttgtcgccaaggctcgaggctagggatcgtgctcagaatcagttcaccttctccgctcagaatcaaaggtaagaaaactgcacccggttatgtgactatgttgggactaagagtgcCCTATACTTGTatacaatgttgtatgatggtattatgccatgtgagtatgAAATGAACGatctaagagtgccggaattaatatCGGCGCACAAGGACGTGGCTTGGCCACTAATAGCTGAGGTTAATAatataatcattgagctcggcctaagggagccagatcagtgggataaacagagggtgcggcctaagggtgtcgaccctggatattgtgtgatatgtttactgttgttaatatgatgattatggcatgcttattacctggatgattgattattgatttGTTGACTGATATcgctgattatgtgaacaatgtgggcTACTGAGTGTCTGATTAATGATTTATGATGTATTTGATTACTGTCATTGATTATGCTCtattatatggttttcttgctgggccttggctcacaggtgctacgtggtgcaggtaaagacaagggtaagctggaccaaccctgaattggagagctctgggggcggaatgtacatagtcggctgctcAGCCGCAACAGCCAAGGGATGATATAACCTAAAaggcctatttttccattagagtggcttgtggttgtatataacctttggaaattttgtaaattgttatttaaccctatttttgggatcccgtgtatcaaacgtttatttatatgaaaatttatcttttatgaccaaaatattttaaccctagttcaataatagtttagtgtcacattttcaactaaacgacttaattagcaagtcttgcacctttataaaaaCACActataacggtcttggttatccaggacgttacagtcTACGTTGATGATATTGTCCTCATCAGGCCCAACCTCAATGAGCTTCAGCGTTTTCAAGAGTCCCTTCATACCCAGTTCAAACTCAAGGCACTCGGCATGCTCAAATACTTCCTTGGTTTTGAAATTACTCGCTCAAAATCTGGTCTCTTCCTCTCTCAACGCCAGTACACACTTCAGTTACTTGAAGACACATGCTATCTTGGAAGTAAACCAGCAAAATCGCCAATGGACCCAAGGTTGAAGTTCACTGACCAGCAAGGTGACCTTCTTTCTGATCCTTCCCGGTATAGGAGACTTGTTGGCCGTCTTCTGTACTTGACCCTCTCCAGACCTGACATCACATACTCTATCCACACTCTTAGCCAATTCATGGCCACTCCACGTACAGAACATCTCCAAGCTATCCATCATCTTCTAAGATACCTCAAGGGTCGACCGGGTCAAGGACTTCTCTattcctcttcttcttcacttCATCTCAGGGGTTTTTCAGATTCAGATTGGGCTTCCTGCTCGGTTACTAGACGATCCACTACAGGTTTTTGCATCTTTTTAGGCGATTGTTTAGTTTCTTGGCGCACAAAGAAACTACCTACAATTTCTAAAAGCTCTACCAAAGCTAAATATCATGCCTTAGCTGCTACTGCCAGTGAGATTACATGGATTCAATACCTTCTCAAAGATCTTCAAATTCTCTCATCTACACCAGCCTTTATCTACTGTGATAACCAGTCAACTATTCACATAGCTAATAACCCTACTTTCCATGAGAGAACCAAGCATATTGAGCTTGATTGTCACTTTATTAGAGACAAAGTCAAGACCTGCTCCATTCGATTGATTCCTATCAGCAGCAACCTTTCAACTAGCTTACGCATTCACAAAGGCATTGCCTTTCACCACTCTTCATTCTCACGTTAGTAAGATGGATGTACATGATATATACAGTCCATCTAAAGGGGAGGAGAGGATATTAGATTTATATGCTTATTATGTTTTGTATTTctcttttgttatttttatttattagtttGTTACAATATTATTGGTCTTATGCTAACCTTTACTAGTTAGTTAGGATCTTTATTATCTTTCAACTTATTACTTTGTTATATATAACACTTAGTTACTAGATTGTATGTCATTCAATTAAGATTAATAAAAACATTTTTCTTCTTTCACTCATTCCATGTTAAAATATGATAATAAATCTAGGTTTCGATTTTATACTgtgatttttattttgaaatctGGGTTGCAGTTGCAAGAGTCACattgatgttgattttgagttCATAGATATGTTAATGTtgtgattttaattttaattttgatttttgttGATCTTTTGAGATTTTGGATTTTGTGTTTATGAATTTTGGATGTGTTATTTCTAATTTGggatttttatgttttatgactATAGATGAACAAGTTTATGGAAATTTTTGGGATGAATATAGTGGGAAATTAAAAAagtttaaattttatatttatttttaatttaggattggttttattttgttttataattaaattttttttaattttaaaatcaatttaatttattcaagggtatttttgtcatattaaAAATTAGTTTAACCAAAATTAGACTCAATGTACTATTTtgcattttgttccattttgcaaaaagCAATGTCCAAATTGTCATTTTCTAATACAGAGAGTCTGATAGATAATTTTTGTACAACACAGAATCCAAAATATTTTTTACCATAtctattttatggctttttatccaaatttatgtttatgatttttttttctttatatttttgtatattatcaCCTCTTAATTAAGTTTCTTAAATTGGGAGATTAGTTTTGTaaaatctaatctatttttttaatattaatttgatattatataacgatttgttttattttattttataatgtaaCTAGAAAATAGAAACATACTTCGTGCAACATGTATACTATTTAAAGTTAagtatatttaaataattttatatttatttaaatgatgtttgaaaaaaaaaatagtacatATGACTGCAGAAAATAATTAGAACTTGAAcacaatattaaaaatataaggaGTGCTATAAAGGGACATTGCACAACCTCCCTTTGAATCTTTTAGACAATTAATGATATTGCACAACCTCCCTTTGAATCCTTCAGACAATTAGTGACTGATTGACATATGTAAAATCAATTTGATTTTTTAAAGGATTTTTTTCATATATGGACAAAATAAGgttgattttaatttttataatgttGAATAAAGTTTTTTTTACATAAATACGGAGATATGAAAATTTTAACAAAATTACGACTTCTTCCTTACCTAGGTGCCATCAACACAACATCAAACTCCATAAACGTTGCCCATCAAGCTACTCAAAACCAACGAAAATTAAATGTAGCAATCTAAAATCAATATAGTAAAGATATAGAATGAATGAGGGCAAAGAGATCACtagaaaaacattaaaaaaaacaagGTACGTAAGAAATACAAATCCAAACCCACAGATTCATTGTTTGATATTTCGAAATTGAAGTGCCAATTTAATCCTACTAGTTGAAGGTTGATATAGCTAA
It includes:
- the LOC133825623 gene encoding uncharacterized mitochondrial protein AtMg00810-like → MLYDGIMPCEYEMNDLRVPELISAHKDVAWPLIAEDVTVYVDDIVLIRPNLNELQRFQESLHTQFKLKALGMLKYFLGFEITRSKSGLFLSQRQYTLQLLEDTCYLGSKPAKSPMDPRLKFTDQQGDLLSDPSRYRRLVGRLLYLTLSRPDITYSIHTLSQFMATPRTEHLQAIHHLLRYLKGRPGQGLLYSSSSSLHLRGFSDSDWASCSVTRRSTTGFCIFLGDCLVSWRTKKLPTISKSSTKAKYHALAATASEITWIQYLLKDLQILSSTPAFIYCDNQSTIHIANNPTFHERTKHIELDCHFIRDKVKTCSIRLIPISSNLSTSLRIHKGIAFHHSSFSRYCKSHIDVDFEFIDMLML